A stretch of the Aegilops tauschii subsp. strangulata cultivar AL8/78 chromosome 4, Aet v6.0, whole genome shotgun sequence genome encodes the following:
- the LOC109736169 gene encoding uncharacterized protein isoform X2, which produces MGLLALKMLMSRRRDSKHLCGQIQARNRLVTSVVKRKISSCQHNNNQGCKRVAFSGADLPETIECKAPNLSTFYFSGRQVELLFGCSVQVKTMEMRCSTQCNTIYNACANLPSIVPNIETLSISSVSEVVNIPIVPVKFLHLKYLSISLEGNGAFSPDYDYFSLVSLLDACPVLETFNLFVSQDRMKHDSVLGDPSSRLRQMPEYRHDNIKNVRIIGFCSAKSMVELACHILENATSLECLTLDTIRAFSIDRHIHKTGECGHIGRHMIREARKALLAVKRYIVGIVPSTVKLNVLQPCKLCHALAA; this is translated from the exons ATAGATTGGTTACTTCAGTGGTTAAAAGAAAGATCTCTTCATGCCAACACAATAACAATCAAGGTTGCAAGAGAGTGGCATTTTCAGGGGCAGACCTTCCAGAG ACAATAGAGTGTAAAGCTCCAAATCTCTCCACTTTTTACTTCAGTGGTCGACAAGTTGAACTTCTGTTTGGATGTTCAGTTCAAGTGAAGACCATGGAAATGCGTTGTTCTACTCAGTGTAACACCATTTATAATGCTTGTGCCAACCTGCCATCCATTGTGCCAAATATTGAAACTCTCAGCATATCTTCTGTTAGTGAG GTGGTCAATATACCAATCGTGCCTGTAAAATTCCTCCACCTCAAGTATCTGTCTATTTCTCTTGAAGGAAATGGGGCTTTTTCCCCAGACTATGATTACTTTTCTCTGGTTTCTTTGCTGGATGCTTGTCCTGTCTTGGAAACTTTCAACTTGTTT GTGTCACAGGATCGCATGAAACACGATTCGGTTCTTGGAGACCCGTCGTCACGTCTTAGGCAGATGCCTGAATACCGCCACGACAACATTAAGAATGTGAGGATTATTGGGTTTTGCTCTGCGAAGAGCATGGTCGAGCTGGCATGCCATATTCTCGAGAATGCAACATCACTCGAGTGCCTTACTTTGGACACGATACGTGCTTTCAGTATTGACAGACACATTCACAAAACTGGTGAATGTGGCCACATAGGCAGGCATATGATCAGAGAAGCACGTAAGGCGCTCTTGGCTGTCAAAAGATATATCGTGGGAATAGTTCCCTCCACGGTCAAGTTAAATGTCTTGCAGCCTTGCAAGCTATGCCATGCTTTGGCTGCTTAG
- the LOC109736169 gene encoding uncharacterized protein isoform X1, translating to MGLLALKMLMSRRRDSKHLCGQIQARNRLVTSVVKRKISSCQHNNNQGCKRVAFSGADLPEDIWRHIHSLLPLRDAARVACVSHAFLRSWKCHPNLSFTRKALGLNRIPRQSDVIARDLTMKVDHILKKHSGKGVKKFRIELHMPVDPCYLNSWLQIAAELRVEELAVVLPSTCNANDYDFPCALFVDDGCRNAIEHLCLGGCAFHPTAGFGYLRKLRLFWVHITVDELECLISKSPALEHLALKYCYTITYLKIPSLLQHLSYLMVAACANLQTIECKAPNLSTFYFSGRQVELLFGCSVQVKTMEMRCSTQCNTIYNACANLPSIVPNIETLSISSVSEVVNIPIVPVKFLHLKYLSISLEGNGAFSPDYDYFSLVSLLDACPVLETFNLFVSQDRMKHDSVLGDPSSRLRQMPEYRHDNIKNVRIIGFCSAKSMVELACHILENATSLECLTLDTIRAFSIDRHIHKTGECGHIGRHMIREARKALLAVKRYIVGIVPSTVKLNVLQPCKLCHALAA from the exons ATAGATTGGTTACTTCAGTGGTTAAAAGAAAGATCTCTTCATGCCAACACAATAACAATCAAGGTTGCAAGAGAGTGGCATTTTCAGGGGCAGACCTTCCAGAG GACATCTGGCGCCATATACATTCCCTACTGCCGCTGCGAGATGCTGCCCGTGTTGCCTGCGTATCTCATGCATTTTTACGTTCCTGGAAATGCCATCCCAACCTCTCCTTCACTAGGAAAGCACTGGGCCTGAATAGAATTCCACGTCAAAGTGATGTAATTGCAAGGGATCTCACTATGAAAGTCGACCACATTCTCAAAAAACACTCAGGCAAAGGAGTTAAGAAATTCAGGATCGAATTACACATGCCAGTTGATCCCTGCTATCTTAATAGCTGGCTTCAGATTGCTGCTGAACTACGGGTTGAGGAACTCGCCGTTGTTCTACCTTCAACCTGCAATGCAAATGACTACGATTTCCCTTGTGCACTTTTTGTTGATGATGGGTGTAGAAACGCAATAGAGCATCTCTGCCTTGGCGGTTGTGCCTTCCATCCCACAGCTGGATTTGGTTACTTGAGAAAGCTGCGGCTGTTTTGGGTGCATATTACGGTGGATGAATTAGAATGCCTTATTTCCAAATCTCCAGCTTTGGAGCACTTGGCACTCAAGTATTGCTATACGATCACTTACCTGAAGATACCTAGCCTGCTACAGCATCTCAGCTACCTGATGGTAGCTGCATGCGCTAATCTGCAGACAATAGAGTGTAAAGCTCCAAATCTCTCCACTTTTTACTTCAGTGGTCGACAAGTTGAACTTCTGTTTGGATGTTCAGTTCAAGTGAAGACCATGGAAATGCGTTGTTCTACTCAGTGTAACACCATTTATAATGCTTGTGCCAACCTGCCATCCATTGTGCCAAATATTGAAACTCTCAGCATATCTTCTGTTAGTGAG GTGGTCAATATACCAATCGTGCCTGTAAAATTCCTCCACCTCAAGTATCTGTCTATTTCTCTTGAAGGAAATGGGGCTTTTTCCCCAGACTATGATTACTTTTCTCTGGTTTCTTTGCTGGATGCTTGTCCTGTCTTGGAAACTTTCAACTTGTTT GTGTCACAGGATCGCATGAAACACGATTCGGTTCTTGGAGACCCGTCGTCACGTCTTAGGCAGATGCCTGAATACCGCCACGACAACATTAAGAATGTGAGGATTATTGGGTTTTGCTCTGCGAAGAGCATGGTCGAGCTGGCATGCCATATTCTCGAGAATGCAACATCACTCGAGTGCCTTACTTTGGACACGATACGTGCTTTCAGTATTGACAGACACATTCACAAAACTGGTGAATGTGGCCACATAGGCAGGCATATGATCAGAGAAGCACGTAAGGCGCTCTTGGCTGTCAAAAGATATATCGTGGGAATAGTTCCCTCCACGGTCAAGTTAAATGTCTTGCAGCCTTGCAAGCTATGCCATGCTTTGGCTGCTTAG